Proteins from one Lonchura striata isolate bLonStr1 chromosome 6, bLonStr1.mat, whole genome shotgun sequence genomic window:
- the LOC110468085 gene encoding serum amyloid A protein-like: MRLWVCIALLSTVLCASADRPRMFDGIVRGGQFVRDAAGGAYDMFRAYKDMREANYKGADKYFHARGNYDAARRGPGGAWAARVISDARENWQSGVSGRGAEDTRLDQEANAWGRSGGDPNRYRPKGLPSKY; encoded by the exons ATGAGGCTCTGGGTCTGCATCGCGTTGCTCTCCACTGTTCTGTGTGCAAGTGCTGACAGACCAAGGATGTTCGATGGAATAGTCCGAGGTGGACAATTTGTCCGGGATGCAGCGGGAG GAGCGTATGATATGTTCAGAGCATACAAGGACATGCGTGAGGCAAATTACAAAGGTGCCGACAAGTATTTCCATGCCCGTGGGAATTATGATGCTGCCCGGAGAGGACCTGGTGGTGCTTGGGCAGCGAGAGTGATCAG CGACGCCCGGGAGAACTGGCAGAGCGGCGTGAGCGGCAGAGGCGCCGAGGACACCCGGCTGGACCAGGAGGCGAACGCGTGGGGCCGGAGCGGCGGGGACCCGAACCGCTACCGGCCCAAGGGGCTGCCCAGCAAATACTAG
- the SAAL1 gene encoding protein SAAL1, which translates to MDRNPSPPCSDAEEEEGDAVGNTVYSKHWLFSVLTRLIEVIAPAEPEPAASPQGARTELDEEMENDICKVWDMSMDEDVALFLQEFNAPDIFMGVFAKSKCPRLTEICVGILGNMACFQDICMSISKDENLGQVLLQRLCDSDSPTLLETSRLLLTCLSQPEVANVWVERIRENPSVYDCVCFIMSSSTNVELLVKVGEVVDKLFDLDEELMLNWIKNGTCHSVGPSVDDSPEELPDFKIVPCILEAAKQVRSDNPEGLDVYMHILQLLTTVDEGIQAIVQAPDGGKETWSLLYDLVCQELCQPDDPPIIVQEQKTVLASILSVLSAMFASQTEQEYTRMRKNMPLIGSLIRILQYMEGCGKRAVDNSKESEQEETGRTDVNEEDFHLKILKDICCELLSNMLQELTKENTLEGLHQGHLNEQTCSCAFQNLLPLYSASVESFLEVLREADQTLADNLEKRFPSLKAHT; encoded by the exons ATGGACCGCAACCCGTCGCCGCCGTGCAGTGatgcggaggaggaggagggggacgCGGTGGGGAACACGGTGTACAGCAAGCACTGGCTCTTCAGCGTCCTCACCCGCCTCATCGAG GTGATCGCCCCCGCCGAGCCGGAGCCCGCCGCCAGCCCCCAGGGAGCCCGCACGGAGCTGGACGAGGAGATGGAGAATGACATCTGCAAGGTGTGGGACATGTCGATGGACGAG GATGTTGCTTTATTTCTTCAGGAATTCAACGCCCCTGATATATTCATGGGAGTTTTTGCCAAGTCCAAATGCCCTCGCCTGACT GAAATCTGTGTGGGAATATTAGGGAATATGGCCTGTTTCCAGGACATCTGCATGTCCATTAGCAAAGATGAGAATCTTGG CCAAGTGTTACTGCAACGTTTGTGTGATTCGGACTCCCCAACTCTTCTGGAAACAAGCAG GTTATTGTTAACTTGCCTCTCCCAGCCTGAGGTGGCCAATGTCTGGGTGGAGAGGATCCGAGAAAACCCTTCTGTGTACGACTGTGTTTGCTTTATCATGTCCAGCTCTACAAATG TTGAATTGCTGGTGAAAGTGGGTGAAGTGGTGGACAAGCTCTTTGATCTGGATGAAGAGCTGATGTTAAACTGGATCAAAAATGGCACTTGTCACTCTGTGGGACCATCTGTAGATGATTCTCCTGAAGAACTTCCAGACTTTAAGATTGTGCCTTGTATACTTGAAGCAGCCAAGCAAGTCCG ATCAGATAACCCAGAAGGACTGGATGTTTATATGCATATCCTGCAGCTCCTGACCACGGTGGATGAGGGCATCCAGGCTATTG TGCAGGCTCCTGATGGAGGAAAAGAGACTTGGAGTTTGCTTTATGACCTCGTTTGCCAGGAGCTTTGCCAGCCAGATGACCCACCAATCATTGTGCAGGAGCAGAAGACTGTGCTGGCCTCTATTTTGTCCGTGCTGTCTGCTATGTTTGCTTCACAGACAGAGCAGGAGTACACCAGGATGAGGAAAA ATATGCCACTGATTGGGAGCTTGATTCGTATTTTACAATACATGGAGGGCTGTGGGAAGAGAGCTGTTGATAACTCCAAGGAGTCTGAGCAAGAGGAGACTGGAAGGACCGATGTAAATGAGGAagatttccatttaaaaattttgAAGGATATTTGCTGTGAATTGCTTTCCAATATGCTTCAAGAACTAACCAAG GAGAATACCTTAGAAggactgcaccagggacaccTGAATGAACAGACATGTTCCTGTGCTTTTCAGAACCTCTTACCTCTGTATTCTGCTTCG gtGGAGAGTTTCCTTGAAGTCCTGCGTGAGGCTGATCAGACACTTGCTGACAATCTAGAAAAGCGTTTCCCAAGCCTGAAGGCTCACACTTAA
- the HPS5 gene encoding BLOC-2 complex member HPS5, protein MASVPVIPDSYNHVLAELECLDPLLSALRLDSSRLKCTCIDVSKRWLALGSSGGGLNLIQKDGWKQRLFLTHKEGAISRVACCLHDEDYVAVATSQGLVVVWELNQERRGKPERIYVSSEHKGRKVTALCWDTAALRVFVGDHVGKVSAIKINTSKQGKAAATFVMFPVQIITTVDSRVVQLDYLDGRLLISSLTRTYLCDTEREKFWKIGNKERDGEFGACFFPVGKNSGNQQPLIYCARPGSRMWEVNFDGEVQSTHQFKQLLSSPPLPVITLRQDPHYTGSSCSPQSLSFPKLLYLTEHCVVTWTERGIYIFLPQSLQVLLWSEVKDIQDIAVHKSELFCLHTNGKVVHLSLLLVDRCIERLMRRGFWTLAARVSCLFQNSIVSCRARKNLPLDKLEHLKSQLDASTQQDLTAQLEELIAKLEPLDSACSSRRSSISSHESFSVLDSGIYRVISRRGSQSDEDSCSLHSQTFSEDERLKEFPAHHEDEQLELENVSHASVVVEADRNETFLPFSIPLSFRSPSPLVSLQAVKESVSSFVRKTTEKIGTLHISPESRGKHEAKDDEQLPELTLNPVGSLQEEKESEPQNCRLPEEDRLRDLKAATAETMAKLQDPLVLLEPQCMRRVLQEWLVYLEEKFSKEHSALSVNKSKAVSAEDQRAVLEETLQVASADRDPADKEQSSILEDCIEKENTDETCVSKTMCENGTDVTGPLGCGFRVSSPCVMEPDVLKDLVELTTLCFELRVFSGGSAEAEESSEGSLPPAASGTLACRFMRSYFFLLDLKRVKQCIITTCATSPNVWETYIAGLKEITSHSPVALAMESEDMLKILKLLHDLGPWDDSPLLLAHAQRLYEKFGETALRPLIKFHPSILPSDIKQLCRNDPAHFLAYLDSLVKSKLEDKRPFLLRSLLQPESVRLDLLCLAVSHDAPQRANTVDEEGNPRPRSHLFTWGYSQLILLLIKLPADFIMKEKMADICKSHGFWPGYLFLCLELHRRIEAFTNIVHLDDLSLLNEEDGSIPETIEEWKFVLHLAQNHSTAFHQHSPQNGNAVSNGGPSCPDCITVENVALLLAKAIGPNRALPLLQECGLTLELSERFTGVCEILRIAEKRQRALIQSMLERCDRFLWSQQA, encoded by the exons ATGGCCTCTGTGCCAGTAATTCCAGACTCTTACAACCATGTCCTGGCAGAGTTGGAGTGTTTGGATCCGTTGCTTTCTGCGCTCAGGTTGGATTCCAGTCGTCTTAAG TGCACGTGTATAGATGTGTCAAAGAGATGGCTGGCTCTAGGCAGCTCAGGAGGAGGACTGAACCTTATCCAGAAGGATGGTTGGAAGCAAAGACTTTTTCTCACTCACAAG GAAGGTGCCATTTCCCGGGTGGCCTGTTGTTTGCATGATGAAGACTACGTTGCTGTTGCAACCAG CCAAGGCCTTGTAGTAGTCTGGGAGCTGAATCAGGAGCGTCGTGGGAAGCCAGAACGGATTTATGTTTCCTCTGAGCATAAGGGCAGAAAAGTcacagctttgtgctgggaTACAGCTGCCCTTCGAGTTTTTGTAGGAGATCATGTGGGAAAAGTATCAGCCATCAAGATTAACACATCAAAACAAGGGAAG gCTGCTGCTACTTTTGTGATGTTTCCTGTCCAGATTATAACCACTGTAGATTCTCGGGTGGTTCAGCTTGATTATTTGGATGGAAGACTGCTCATATCTTCACTTACCCGCACTTACTTATGTGATACTGAGAG aGAGAAGTTCTGGAAGATTGGCAATAAAGAGAGAGATGGAGAATTTGGAGCATGTTTCTTTCCTGTTGGAAAAAACAGTGGGAATCAACAGCCATTAATATACTGTGCTCGACCTGGCTCGAGGATGTGGGAGGTGAACTTTGATGGGGAAGTGCAAAGCACACATCAGTTCAAGCAGCTGCTCTCATCACCACCTCTTCCTGTTATTACTCTCAG gcAGGATCCTCATTATACTGGTTCCAGCTGCTCTCCACAATCTTTATCTTTCCCCAAGCTGCTGTATTTGAC TGAGCACTGCGTGGTGACCTGGACAGAAAGAggcatttatatttttcttccccaaagTCTTCAAGTCTTGCTCTGGAGTGAAGTTAAAG ATATTCAGGATATTGCAGTTCACAAGAGCGAGTTGTTCTGTCTGCATACAAATGGGAAAGTTGTGCACCTCTCCCTTCTGTTGGTCGATCGCTGCATAGAGCGTCTAATGAGAAGAGGATTCTGGACCCTCGCTGCCAGGGTCTCTTGTCTCTTCCAAAATTCAATTGTTTCTTGCAGA GCAAGAAAAAATTTGCCTCTAGACAAGCTGGAGCACTTGAAGTCTCAGCTGGATGCTTCAACTCAGCAAGATCTCACTGCACAACTGGAAGAACTGATTGCAAAGCTGGAACCTCTAGATTCTGCTTGCAGCAGTAGAAGGAGCAGTATTTCATCTCAT GAAAGCTTCAGTGTCCTAGACTCTGGAATCTACCGTGTTATCAGTCGAAGGGGCAGTCAGTCAGATGAAGACTCATGTTCCCTCCACAGTCAAACATTCTCAGAAGATGAGAGACTTAAAGAATTTCCTGCACACCATGAAGATGAACAACTAGAACTTG AGAACGTTTCTCATGCATCTGTGGTGGTTGAGGCTGACCGGAATGAGACATTTCTCCCATTCAGTATTCCTTTGTCATTCCGTTCCCCATCTCCTCTCGTCTCTCTGCAAGCTGTCAAAGAAAG TGTTTCCAGCTTCGTACGCAAAACCACGGAAAAGATTGGCACACTTCATATAAGTCCTGAATCTAGAGGGAAGCATGAAGCAAAGGATGATGAGCAGCTTCCAGAGCTAACTCTTAATCCAGTAGGATCtctccaggaagaaaaaga GTCAGAACCCCAGAACTGCCGGCTTCCTGAGGAGGACCGTCTGAGAGATCTCAAGGCTGCAACAGCAGAAACTAT GGCCAAGCTCCAGGATCCCCTGGTTTTGTTAGAACCTCAATGTATGAGAAGAGTCTTACAGGAATGGCTTGTCTATCTAGAAGAAAAATTCAGCAAGGAGCATTCTGCTTTGTCTGTTAACAAAAGCAAGGCTGTGAGTGCTGAAGATCAGAGGGCAGTCCTGGAGGAGACCCTGCAAGTGGCTTCAGCTGACAGAGACCCAGCAGACAAGGAACAGAGTAGTATTTTGGAAGACTgcattgaaaaggaaaatactgaTGAAACCTGTGTGAGCAAAACCATGTGTGAAAATGGCACTGATGTGACAGGGCCTCTGGGCTGTGGCTTTCGGGTGTCTTCTCCGTGTGTCATGGAACCTGATGTTCTGAAAGATCTTGTGGAGCTGACCACCCTGTGCTTTGAGCTGCGTGTCTTTTCTGGTGGGAGTGCTGAGGCTGAGGAGAGCTCTGAGGGAAGTCTGCCACCAGCAGCCTCAGGGACCTTGGCTTGTAGGTTTATGCGAAGCTACTTCTTCCTTTTGGATTTAAAGAGAGTAAAACAGTGTATTATAACCACATGTGCCACCAGCCCTAATGTGTGGGAGACATACATTGCAGGATTGAAAG aaataacTTCTCACAGTCCAGTGGCTTTAGCAATGGAAAGTGAGGATATGTTGAAAATACTGAAGCTACTGCATGACCTGGGGCCATGGGATGACAGCCCACTGTTGCTGGCACATGCTCAAAG gCTTTATGAAAAATTTGGGGAAACAGCTCTTCGGCCCTTGATCAAGTTTCACCCCTCTATTTTGCCTTCTGATATTAAACAGCTTTGCAGAAATGATCCAGCTCACTTTTTAGCATATTTAGATAGTCTGGTGAAATCTAAGCTGGAGGATAAAAG gcCATTTCTCCTTAGGTCTCTTCTGCAGCCAGAATCTGTACGGTTGGATTTGTTGTGCTTGGCAGTTTCTCATGATGCTCCACAAAGGGCAAATACTGTGGATGAGGAAGGAAATCCCAG GCCAAGATCACATTTGTTTACTTGGGGCTACAGCCAGCTCATTCTGCTCTTGATTAAACTCCCAGCTGATTTTATTATGAAAGAGAAGATGGCTGACATCTGTAAATCACATGG ATTTTGGCCTGGATatctttttctctgtctggAGCTGCATAGAAGAATAGAAGCCTTTACTAATATTGTTCATTTGGATGATTTGAGCCTGTTGAATGAAGAAGATG GTTCCATTCCAGAGACCATAGAAGAATGGAAGTTTGTTCTGCATcttgcacagaatcacagcacagctttccaccagcacagcccacagAATGGGAATGCTGTCAGCAACGGAGGCCCGAGCTGCCCAGACTGCATCACTGTAGAAAACGTCGCTCTGTTGCTGGCCAAGGCCATCGGCCCAAATCGTGCCTTGCCTCTCTTGCAGGAGTGTGGCTTGACTCTAGAATTGTCTGAGAGATTTACTGGTGTTTGTGAGATACTGAGAATAGCTGAGAAAAGGCAGAG AGCGCTGATTCAGTCCATGTTGGAAAGGTGTGACCGGTTTTTGTGGTCTCAGCAAGCATAG